A window of Cyclopterus lumpus isolate fCycLum1 chromosome 14, fCycLum1.pri, whole genome shotgun sequence contains these coding sequences:
- the LOC117743155 gene encoding uncharacterized protein LOC117743155 yields the protein MRTGTHGDNRQSLATVFKLATTTGQKEYRLSDLSEEDRELFIQELSMCHWFGNEGKCVPSIGDDEMVNLLINGIRDVILKKIQESPFFSIITDKPVKIDHKTHLPVFVRFVGESAPKVELMGFLPFDESCHVDTQANNLAKILTEDWGLPMSQCRGQAFMHLGSGYQSLKKMSLDFLMSYPLSVVTPSESCGLAHWLAGSVPCPSVAKMLDITEDLLLFFDESPSLEGQLAQAVDGLLNWPREALEEMPETCCSRWKKREDFFDILTDTLEGILSCLDAVSASAIGAKSMHAQVLSTALRNLDFIVTLVILKNACAPLRNCSTVFRCGNPADILCEVEKIPSIIETLNKMLENVSTLHSTWFEQAFQLATKVAPEQVCFSEEANSYESPEIYYRENLSAPLLRSLVDEMKYSFSDSHLKALSVLSLLPSCNPQPILPETTDKPFSLYLADLSEPEAAEQEINAWATVWEEKYQDAAPPSSIAETLVHPESKSHPTVASLLRLVAVLPSVSMEWDLMKTTLNSMRDLLKNTVCKGSRKDHVVLLSHCTTLQRLPEVIEKCMEVDPESSPCLSQVMGTLQRLKLDSGGIKAAPTELHSSIEAEKPADGEVKSADSEVVLEVAQGPRTAVSFYEPQLREQILKELWDSQFFTVITERAVDIDGELYVPLCIRYLNKEDIQCEETLAFIPFSEDPVVFADAIETALSEKWGLNMEYCRGQALLSVGKVGAQMRVVSLAIAKKYPQAVRTVSSALSLNVWLARSSPAEEAADGALLIGRILHWLTEDAERQNKLEDMIIHVFQQDEVKGNELRDKLIKNWDKSHVMHEVMVEVLEAVMLCLNELKGEGSASNRQQASQLFEAIRNFEFILSTVVQKNILSVTKKLSQSLQGKPLDMLLAVNNLPELNASLSKLKSDIDTHHKAWFEEATALASKLHVTTMHSVLLEPLSEFYKESVSMKVIEHSLAEIDDLFTEKVLDTLRCLEIVPYAMSKVETSILSGLVFRLYKEDLPDQVSLHTEMKSWKEKWLDPLAGYLPTTVLDTLKTSQIRSFSNIETLLRLQVILPFSRRESNFRQGKRSLQEFMQQDKRSLAELHPL from the exons ATGAGAACGGGCACTCATGGAGATAATCGTCAAAGTCTGGCGACGGTGTTCAAACTGGCCACAACTACTGGGCAAAAAGAATATCGCCTCTCTGACCTCTCAGAGGAGGACCGAGAGCTTTTCATCCAGGAGCTCAGCATGTGCCACTGGTTTGGAAATGAGGGCAAATGCGTGCCCTCTATAGGTGACGATGAAATGGTGAACCTCCTCATCAACGGCATCAGAGATGTCATACTGAAGAAGATACAGGAATCGCCGTTCTTCTCAATTATCACGGACAAACCGGTTAAGATTGATCACAAGACCCACCTGCCAGTTTTTGTCAGGTTTGTTGGAGAATCGGCTCCAAAAGTAGAGCTCATGGGTTTCTTACCATTTGATGAAAGCTGCCATGTTGATACACAAGCGAATAACCTTGCAAAGATTCTGACCGAAGACTGGGGCTTACCGATGTCTCAGTGTCGCGGACAAGCATTCATGCACTTGGGCTCAGGTTATCAGAGCCTGAAGAAAATGTCTTTAGATTTCCTCATGAGCTATCCTCTCTCCGTTGTAACGCCCAGCGAGTCTTGCGGCCTTGCCCATTGGCTGGCAGGTAGTGTGCCTTGCCCTTCAGTAGCAAAAATGTTGGATATCACAGAAGACCTGCTGCTGTTCTTTGATGAGTCTCCTAGTCTGGAGGGACAGCTGGCGCAAGCTGTTGACGGGCTCTTGAATTGGCCAAGAGAGGCGCTGGAGGAAATGCCAGAAACATGTTGCTCAAggtggaaaaagagagaggactTCTTCGACATACTCACCGACACATTAGAGGGAATCCTCAGCTGCCTCGACGCTGTCAGCGCGAGTGCCATCGGTGCCAAGTCGATGCATGCACAAGTTCTCTCCACCGCTCTGAGAAATCTGGATTTCATTGTCACCCTCGTGATTCTGAAGAATGCTTGTGCTCCTCTTCGTAACTGTAGCACCGTCTTCCGCTGTGGAAACCCAGCTGATATTCTCTGTGAAGTGGAAAAAATCCCCTCGATCATAGAGACTCTTAACAAAATGTTAGAAAATGTGAGCACTCTGCACTCCACTTGGTTTGAGCAGGCATTCCAGCTAGCAACCAAGGTAGCGCCTGAACAAGTGTGCTTCTCGGAGGAAGCCAACAGCTATGAATCTCCTGAGATCTATTACAGAGAGAATCTGAGCGCCCCTCTCCTCAGGAGTCTCGTTGATGAAATGAAGTACAGCTTCTCAGACAGCCACTTGAAGGCCCTGTCGGTTCTGTCCTTACTGCCCTCCTGCAATCCACAGCCCATTCTGCCGGAGACCACAGACAAGCCATTCAGCCTCTACCTTGCAGATCTCTCTGAGCCGGAAGCAGCCGAGCAAGAAATCAACGCATGGGCCACCGTCTGGGAGGAGAAATACCAGGatgctgctcctccatcatccatCGCTGAAACGCTAGTCCACCCTGAGTCGAAAAGCCACCCAACTGTTGCCTCACTGCTTAGGCTAGTAGCGGTCCTGCCCAGTGTCAGTATGGAGTGggacctgatgaagaccactCTGAATTCCATGAGGGATCTGTTAAAAAACACTGTAtgcaaaggcagcagaaaggaccATGTGGTGCTCCTCTCTCACTGCACCACTCTGCAGAGACTGCCCGAGGTCATTGAGAAGTGTATGGAGGTTGATCCAGAGAGCAGTCCATGTCTATCCCAG gtGATGGGAACTTTGCAAAGACTGAAGTTGGACAGCG gagGCATTAAAGCGGCACCAACAGAATTGCATTCCTCCATTGAAGCAGAGAAACCTGCTGACGGAGAGGTGAAATCAGCTGATAGTGAAGTGGTGCTGGAGGTCgcacagggaccaaggacagCAGTGTCTTTCTATGAGCCACAACTGCGTGAACAAATCCTCAAGGAACTCTGGGACTCTCAGTTCTTTACAGTTATAACTGAGCGAGCTGTCGACATTGACGGCGAGCTTTATGTCCCGCTGTGCATTAGGTACTTAAACAAAGAGGACATCCAGTGTGAGGAAACACTGGCTTTCATCCCTTTTAGCGAAGACCCAGTTGTCTTCGCCGATGCTATTGAGACCGCCCTGTCTGAGAAGTGGGGGCTCAACATGGAGTACTGTAGAGGGCAGGCCTTGCTGAGTGTTGGTAAAGTCGGAGCTCAGATGAGGGTTGTGAGTTTAGCCATAGCTAAGAAATACCCTCAGGCTGTAAGAACAGTCAGCTCAGCGCTGTCTCTTAATGTTTGGCTGGCTAGATCGTCCCCCGCTGAAGAAGCAGCAGACGGAGCACTTCTCATAGGGAGAATATTACATTGGTTAACAGAGGATGCAGAACGCCAGAACAAACTGGAAGACATGATCATTCACGTGTTCCAGCAGGATGAGGTAAAGGGCAACGAGCTGAGGGACAAGCTCATCAAAAACTGGGATAAGAGTCACGTCATGCACGAGGTGATGGTGGAGGTTTTAGAGGCCGTCATGCTCTGTTTGAACGAGCTGAAAGGGGAGGGAAGTGCTTCTAACCGGCAGCAAGCGTCACAATTGTTCGAAGCGATCCGAAACTTCGAGTTCATCCTGTCAACCGTGGTGCAGAAGAACATCTTGAGTGTTACTAAAAAGCTGAGCCAGTCTCTGCAGGGCAAACCCTTAGACATGTTGCTTGCTGTGAATAATTTGCCTGAGCTCAACGCATCCCTCAGTAAACTGAAGAGTGATATTGACACCCATCACAAGGCCTGGTTCGAGGAGGCCACCGCGCTGGCCTCCAAACTCCATGTAACAACGATGCACTCGGTGCTTCTAGAGCCACTGAGTGAGTTTTACAAGGAATCCGTGAGCATGAAGGTCATCGAGCACTCGTTAGCAGAAATCGACGACCTCTTCACAGAAAAGGTATTGGATACCTTGAGGTGTCTGGAGATTGTGCCTTACGCAATGTCCAAAGTAGAAACCAGCATTCTTAGTGGTCTTGTGTTCCGCCTGTACAAGGAGGACTTGCCCGATCAGGTCTCGCTTCACACTGAGATGAAGTCGTGGAAGGAGAAGTGGTTGGATCCCCTGGCGGGCTATCTGCCGACCACCGTGCTCGATACGCTCAAGACTTCGCAGATAAGAAGTTTCAGTAACATTGAAACTCTCCTCCGACTCCAGGTCATCTTGCCGTTTTCAAGGAGGGAGAGCAACTTCAGGCAGGGAAAAAGAAGCTTACAGGAGTTCATGCAGCAGGACAAGCGCTCCCTCGCGGAGCTGCATCCTCTGTAA